One part of the Treponema peruense genome encodes these proteins:
- a CDS encoding type III PLP-dependent enzyme: MFNRDEFITEMEWKRFREFSKDFATPNIVVDLRRIKKSYVQLKDSFPYANIYYAVKANPGVPVLKLLDSLGSSFDIASRYELDKVLALGISADRTSYGNTIKKSEDIKYFYEKGVRMFATDSKDDLKNIAKFAPGSRVYVRILVENSVTADWPLSRKFGCHPDMAYDLLVQARDLGLTPYGISFHVGSQQRDIGQWNDAIAKTKYLFASLEEEEGIKLTMINMGGGFPAHYMQATNELSEYASEITRYLRDDFGEDVPMIVLEPGRSLVGDSGILTSEVVLISRKNNTALNRWVYLDAGKFNGLIETLDESIKYPVITDKDGGKEGSVIIAGPTCDSMDIMYEDEKYKLPIELKSGDKVYWLSTGAYTSTYASVAFNGFPPIKTYFMGENGLEEDKIS, encoded by the coding sequence ATGTTTAATCGAGATGAATTTATCACAGAGATGGAATGGAAAAGATTCCGTGAGTTTTCAAAGGATTTTGCGACCCCGAATATTGTAGTGGATCTCCGCAGAATTAAAAAAAGTTATGTTCAGCTTAAGGATTCTTTTCCTTATGCAAACATTTATTATGCAGTCAAGGCAAATCCTGGAGTTCCGGTTTTGAAACTTCTTGACTCGCTTGGTTCAAGTTTTGACATTGCGTCACGATACGAACTCGACAAAGTTCTTGCGCTTGGAATTTCGGCAGACAGAACTTCATACGGCAATACAATTAAAAAATCAGAAGATATAAAATATTTTTATGAAAAAGGCGTAAGAATGTTCGCTACTGATTCAAAGGATGATTTGAAAAATATAGCGAAGTTTGCGCCTGGTTCAAGAGTTTATGTAAGAATCCTTGTAGAGAATTCAGTTACGGCAGACTGGCCGCTTTCAAGAAAGTTTGGCTGTCATCCCGACATGGCATATGATCTTCTTGTTCAGGCACGTGATCTGGGGCTTACACCTTACGGAATAAGTTTTCATGTAGGAAGCCAGCAGCGTGATATTGGCCAGTGGAATGATGCTATTGCAAAAACGAAATATCTGTTTGCATCTCTCGAAGAAGAAGAGGGAATCAAACTTACAATGATAAATATGGGCGGCGGTTTTCCTGCCCACTACATGCAGGCAACGAATGAACTGAGCGAATATGCATCGGAAATTACGCGTTATCTGCGTGATGACTTTGGTGAAGATGTTCCGATGATTGTACTTGAACCAGGGCGTTCCCTTGTAGGCGACAGCGGAATTCTTACTTCGGAAGTTGTTCTTATTTCGCGCAAAAACAATACGGCCCTTAACCGCTGGGTTTATCTTGATGCGGGAAAATTCAACGGACTTATTGAAACGCTGGACGAGTCAATAAAGTATCCTGTAATTACCGACAAAGACGGCGGAAAAGAAGGTTCTGTAATTATAGCAGGACCTACCTGTGACAGCATGGACATAATGTACGAAGATGAAAAGTACAAGCTTCCGATAGAATTGAAAAGCGGTGACAAAGTATACTGGCTTTCTACCGGAGCTTACACTTCGACATATGCAAGTGTTGCCTTTAACGGGTTCCCGCCGATAAAAACTTACTTTATGGGCGAAAACGGTCTTGAAGAAGACAAGATTTCTTAA
- a CDS encoding heavy metal translocating P-type ATPase — protein sequence MRKFNVTGMSCAACSSRIEKAVGNLSGVESCSVSLLTNSMGVEGSASDEQIINAVRKAGYDAWNSDSNTNASEQKNIGSEQKSETSLIAKRLWSSCIFLLLLMYLSMGHMMWNWPLPARLSENHIAMGLLQFILSLIVLVINKKFFSSGFKNLFRFSPNMDSLVALGAGISFFYSTLVLFDMTDAAVFNDNNRIMRDMHNLYFEGAAMIVTLITLGKLLESVSKGRTTSALKSLLKLAPDSAVVIRGGKEISVPVSEVKEGDVFVLRPGDKIPVDGIVIEGESAVNESSLTGESIPVEKKSGDDVQTSTLNISGFLKCRAIRVGKDTTLSKIIALVENAAATKAPVAKIADKVSGVFVPVVIGIATVTALVWMFAGQSVAFALSRGISVLVISCPCALGLATPVAIMVAGGVGAKNGILFKTSASLEEIGKIKTAVLDKTGTVTKGEPVVTDLIPWGGTDPTELVKTAASLEEKSSHPLAKAVVQYASEKEVSLFETREFVSVPGKGVRAEYEDEIIAGGSLSYISSFCSVEDELEKKCAELSADAKTPLVFCKGKNVLGIIAVADALKEDSVASVDRLKKMGIKVVMLTGDNKRVADSVGKAVGADEVIAGVLPGEKEAYVAEFMKTGKTAMVGDGINDAPALVRADVGVAIGAGADVAIDSADIVLVKNSLSDFCSAVLLGRRALRNIHENLFWAFVYNVAGIPLAAGVFYNSFGWSLNPMFCAAAMGLSSFFVVTNALRLNMVRIRNKINVKEEKTMVEKKIKVEGMMCAHCEAHVKEALESVAGIEKAVADHNTGDVLLTMEPSVTDESIVNAVKKAGYSLA from the coding sequence ATGAGAAAATTCAATGTAACAGGAATGAGTTGTGCTGCGTGCAGTTCGCGCATAGAAAAAGCTGTCGGCAATCTTTCGGGAGTAGAATCATGTTCAGTAAGTCTGCTTACAAATTCTATGGGAGTTGAAGGCAGTGCTTCTGATGAGCAGATTATAAATGCCGTAAGAAAAGCCGGTTATGATGCCTGGAATTCTGATTCTAACACAAATGCTTCAGAGCAAAAAAACATCGGCTCTGAACAAAAATCAGAGACTTCTTTAATTGCAAAACGCCTTTGGTCTTCCTGCATTTTTTTGCTTTTACTCATGTATCTGAGTATGGGACACATGATGTGGAACTGGCCGCTGCCCGCTCGACTTTCTGAAAATCACATTGCAATGGGTTTGCTGCAGTTTATTCTTTCACTGATTGTGCTGGTTATAAACAAAAAATTCTTTTCTTCGGGATTCAAAAATTTATTCAGGTTTTCTCCAAACATGGACAGTCTTGTAGCATTGGGCGCGGGAATTTCTTTTTTTTACAGCACGCTTGTTTTGTTTGACATGACAGATGCCGCGGTTTTTAACGACAACAATCGGATTATGCGGGACATGCACAATCTGTACTTCGAAGGCGCAGCAATGATAGTAACGCTTATTACTTTGGGCAAACTGCTTGAGTCTGTCTCAAAAGGCCGCACTACCAGCGCACTTAAATCGCTTTTGAAGCTTGCCCCTGATTCTGCAGTTGTAATCCGAGGCGGAAAAGAAATTTCTGTTCCCGTAAGCGAAGTAAAAGAAGGCGATGTTTTTGTACTGAGACCCGGCGACAAAATTCCTGTAGACGGAATTGTAATTGAAGGTGAGTCCGCAGTTAACGAGTCGTCACTTACTGGAGAAAGTATTCCGGTAGAAAAAAAATCTGGCGATGATGTTCAGACTTCTACGCTGAATATTTCGGGATTTTTAAAGTGCCGGGCAATCCGTGTCGGAAAGGATACGACGCTTTCAAAAATTATTGCCCTTGTAGAAAATGCCGCTGCAACCAAAGCGCCTGTAGCAAAAATTGCCGATAAAGTTTCGGGAGTGTTTGTTCCCGTTGTGATTGGAATCGCCACAGTTACGGCACTGGTGTGGATGTTTGCGGGACAGAGTGTGGCGTTCGCACTCTCAAGGGGAATTTCTGTTCTTGTCATAAGCTGCCCATGTGCGCTGGGACTTGCGACGCCTGTTGCCATAATGGTTGCCGGCGGTGTCGGTGCAAAAAACGGAATTCTTTTCAAAACATCTGCTTCGCTTGAGGAAATCGGAAAAATAAAGACGGCAGTTCTTGACAAAACCGGCACTGTTACAAAAGGTGAACCTGTGGTTACAGATTTGATTCCGTGGGGCGGAACAGATCCTACAGAACTTGTAAAAACCGCTGCTTCACTCGAAGAAAAAAGTTCACATCCGCTTGCAAAAGCCGTTGTTCAGTATGCATCAGAAAAAGAAGTTTCTCTTTTTGAAACACGGGAATTTGTTTCTGTTCCAGGAAAAGGCGTTCGTGCAGAATATGAAGATGAAATAATTGCAGGCGGAAGTCTTTCTTATATAAGTTCATTTTGCAGCGTTGAAGATGAACTTGAAAAAAAGTGTGCAGAATTGTCAGCAGACGCAAAAACCCCGCTCGTGTTCTGCAAAGGAAAAAATGTTTTGGGAATAATTGCAGTTGCCGACGCGTTAAAGGAAGATAGTGTCGCTTCTGTAGACCGTCTTAAAAAGATGGGGATAAAAGTTGTCATGCTGACCGGCGACAATAAGAGAGTTGCAGATTCTGTTGGAAAAGCTGTTGGTGCAGATGAAGTTATCGCTGGTGTTTTGCCCGGAGAAAAAGAAGCTTATGTTGCAGAGTTTATGAAGACGGGAAAAACAGCCATGGTCGGTGACGGAATAAATGACGCGCCGGCTTTGGTCAGAGCAGATGTTGGTGTTGCAATAGGAGCGGGTGCAGATGTCGCAATTGATTCTGCCGATATTGTTCTTGTAAAAAATTCCCTGTCTGATTTTTGCAGTGCAGTTCTGCTTGGAAGGCGCGCGTTAAGAAATATCCACGAGAATTTATTCTGGGCTTTTGTATATAATGTTGCAGGAATTCCGCTCGCGGCCGGAGTTTTTTACAATTCATTCGGCTGGTCGCTTAACCCAATGTTCTGTGCGGCTGCAATGGGACTTTCAAGCTTTTTTGTTGTAACAAATGCGCTCAGGTTGAACATGGTGCGCATAAGAAATAAAATAAATGTAAAAGAGGAAAAAACTATGGTAGAAAAGAAAATCAAAGTAGAAGGAATGATGTGTGCACACTGCGAGGCTCATGTAAAAGAAGCGCTCGAGTCTGTAGCCGGAATTGAAAAAGCTGTTGCCGACCACAACACAGGTGACGTGCTTCTGACTATGGAACCGTCTGTTACTGACGAAAGCATAGTAAACGCCGTTAAAAAAGCGGGATATTCCCTGGCATAA
- the araD gene encoding L-ribulose-5-phosphate 4-epimerase AraD, with translation MSKFNTLREEAYEANMQIPAQHLALYTWGNVSAFDPDEGVFAIKPSGVPYPELTAGSMVIVDLDGNVVEGNLRPSSDTPTHAVLYREFAVKDGAKIRGIIHTHSTYAVSWAQAVKPVPLFGTTHADHIQTEIPCTPYLSEEAVKNDYEKETGNLIVEHFRKLKLNPDEVNMVLVGGHGPFAWGSTAAKSVYNAAVMEEVSRMALNTLLIRPDAESLPKYIVEKHYLRKHGPNAYYGQSAK, from the coding sequence ATGTCAAAATTCAATACTTTGAGAGAAGAGGCTTACGAAGCCAATATGCAGATTCCGGCGCAGCATCTGGCGCTTTATACATGGGGAAATGTTTCTGCTTTTGATCCGGATGAAGGTGTTTTTGCAATCAAACCGAGCGGAGTTCCTTACCCGGAACTGACAGCCGGCAGTATGGTTATTGTTGATCTGGACGGTAATGTTGTGGAAGGAAATCTGAGGCCTTCTTCTGATACACCTACACATGCTGTTTTGTACAGGGAATTTGCCGTAAAGGACGGGGCAAAAATCCGCGGAATTATCCATACTCATTCAACTTATGCAGTAAGTTGGGCTCAGGCTGTAAAACCGGTTCCTTTGTTTGGAACAACCCATGCTGATCATATTCAGACTGAAATTCCATGTACGCCGTATTTGTCTGAAGAAGCGGTAAAAAATGATTATGAAAAAGAAACAGGCAATCTGATTGTTGAACATTTCAGGAAATTGAAACTGAATCCTGATGAAGTGAATATGGTTCTGGTAGGAGGACACGGCCCGTTTGCATGGGGAAGTACGGCTGCCAAGTCAGTTTACAATGCTGCAGTTATGGAAGAAGTAAGCAGGATGGCACTGAATACGCTCTTGATTCGGCCGGATGCTGAAAGTCTTCCGAAATATATTGTAGAAAAACATTACCTTCGTAAACACGGACCGAATGCATACTACGGTCAGAGTGCAAAATAA